In Kordiimonas pumila, a single genomic region encodes these proteins:
- the leuD gene encoding 3-isopropylmalate dehydratase small subunit — MEKFTKITSIATPFPRVNVDTDIIIPAKHLKSIKRTGFGEFAFESVRYDSDGNLLKDNIFDGAKYKGAKILIAGDNFGCGSSREHAPWAISELGFRCIIAPSFADIFAGNCVKNGILTIALPPEQVDALVIAAEAGQSIVVDLDDQTVSCGNAHYEFDYSPSHKEMLLNGLDEIGQTLQAKPAVVSYESKRKLMTPWLFRD, encoded by the coding sequence GTGGAGAAGTTTACTAAAATAACGTCAATCGCAACACCGTTCCCACGTGTGAATGTTGATACAGATATTATTATTCCGGCAAAACACTTGAAGTCTATCAAGCGTACTGGGTTTGGCGAATTTGCCTTTGAGTCAGTTCGTTATGACAGTGACGGCAACTTGTTAAAGGATAATATTTTCGACGGCGCAAAATATAAAGGCGCGAAAATACTGATAGCGGGCGATAATTTCGGTTGTGGGTCCAGCCGCGAGCATGCGCCGTGGGCTATTTCAGAGCTTGGTTTTCGCTGTATCATTGCGCCAAGCTTTGCTGATATTTTTGCCGGCAACTGCGTTAAAAACGGCATTTTAACCATTGCCTTGCCACCTGAACAGGTGGATGCGCTTGTAATTGCAGCAGAAGCGGGCCAAAGCATTGTGGTTGATCTTGATGACCAGACGGTAAGCTGCGGTAACGCACACTATGAATTTGATTATAGCCCGTCGCATAAGGAAATGCTGTTGAACGGCCTTGATGAAATTGGCCAGACTTTGCAGGCAAAACCGGCGGTCGTGTCTTATGAGAGTAAACGTAAACTGATGACGCCGTGGCTGTTTAGGGATTAG
- the leuB gene encoding 3-isopropylmalate dehydrogenase, with translation MTTYKIMLLPGDGIGPEIMAQVRRVMTWVEGTYGVSFDITEGLIGGCSYDAYGDPFTDEALATAKASDAIVMGCVGGPKWDGKTAYDKRPEAGLLKLRKQLDLFANLRPAMCFDALADASSLKREFVAGLDILFVRELAGGVYFGEPRGIEDLPGGGRVGINTQRYEDWEIIRISRVAFEMARKRGSRVHSAEKANVMEAGLLWREEVTKLHAAEYSDVKLEHILADNCAMQLVKAPKQFDVILTDNLFGDILSDAAAMLTGSLGMLPSASLGDGGPGLYEPVHGSAPDIAGKGIANPIAAILSFAMALRYSLDMGDAADKIETAVSATLEAGLRTGDLMSAGMTEVGTIGMGDGILNALG, from the coding sequence ATGACTACATATAAAATAATGTTATTGCCGGGTGATGGTATCGGCCCCGAAATTATGGCGCAGGTTCGCCGTGTTATGACATGGGTTGAAGGCACATACGGTGTTAGCTTTGATATTACTGAAGGTCTTATCGGGGGCTGTTCATACGATGCTTACGGCGACCCGTTTACAGATGAAGCGCTTGCAACTGCAAAAGCGTCTGACGCCATTGTTATGGGCTGTGTTGGTGGCCCTAAGTGGGACGGTAAAACTGCCTATGATAAGCGTCCAGAAGCTGGCCTCTTGAAGCTCCGGAAACAGCTTGACCTGTTCGCTAACCTAAGACCTGCGATGTGTTTTGATGCGCTTGCTGATGCTTCAAGCCTGAAACGCGAATTTGTAGCCGGGCTGGACATTCTTTTTGTGCGTGAACTGGCAGGTGGTGTTTATTTTGGTGAACCACGCGGTATTGAAGATTTGCCGGGCGGGGGCCGTGTTGGCATTAATACCCAGCGCTATGAAGATTGGGAAATTATTCGTATTTCCCGCGTTGCTTTCGAAATGGCCCGCAAACGCGGAAGCCGCGTTCACAGTGCCGAAAAGGCCAATGTGATGGAAGCAGGCTTACTTTGGCGCGAGGAAGTAACCAAACTGCATGCTGCAGAATATAGTGATGTGAAGCTTGAGCATATTCTGGCTGATAACTGTGCAATGCAGCTTGTAAAAGCACCTAAGCAGTTTGATGTGATTCTGACAGATAACCTGTTTGGTGATATTCTGTCGGACGCTGCTGCCATGCTAACGGGTTCCCTTGGTATGTTGCCGTCTGCGTCACTTGGTGATGGCGGCCCGGGCCTTTATGAGCCCGTACATGGTTCTGCGCCTGATATTGCAGGCAAAGGCATTGCAAACCCTATTGCGGCTATCCTTAGCTTTGCTATGGCCCTCAGGTATTCGCTGGATATGGGGGACGCTGCAGATAAAATTGAAACGGCGGTTTCTGCAACACTTGAAGCGGGACTGCGGACTGGTGACTTAATGAGCGCAGGTATGACAGAGGTTGGCACCATCGGTATGGGTGACGGTATTCTGAACGCACTTGGTTAA
- a CDS encoding HpcH/HpaI aldolase/citrate lyase family protein, whose product MDDIIPRRSALFMPASNERALEKAKSLPCDVVIFDLEDAVSPDAKEAARTLAASAVSSGEYGRRELVIRINAFDTPWGQEDMKAAIAAKPAAILVPKVTAADDLIPYLQYLDNTNISLWAMMETPLAFLNAQAICAVSHKLTALVIGPNDLTKDLRARRVPGRAPIMAALSTALLGGRAYGKIVLDGVYNDFRDSEGFQAECMAARDMGFDGKTLIHPSQIEGANEAFAPSDTEVAGAERLIAAFEAAKAAGKGVATLDGKMIEDLHVTEARYLLSVARAITAGE is encoded by the coding sequence ATGGATGATATAATACCAAGGCGCAGCGCGCTTTTTATGCCAGCGTCGAACGAACGGGCGCTTGAAAAAGCAAAAAGCCTGCCCTGTGATGTGGTGATCTTTGATCTTGAAGATGCTGTTAGCCCTGATGCTAAAGAGGCAGCGCGCACGCTCGCGGCCTCTGCAGTTTCGTCGGGCGAGTATGGCAGGCGCGAACTGGTTATCCGTATAAATGCGTTTGATACCCCTTGGGGACAGGAAGACATGAAGGCGGCTATTGCGGCAAAACCAGCGGCCATTCTGGTGCCAAAGGTAACAGCGGCTGATGACTTGATACCGTATCTTCAGTATCTGGATAATACGAACATTAGCCTGTGGGCTATGATGGAAACCCCGCTGGCGTTTCTTAATGCGCAGGCCATTTGTGCAGTGTCACATAAATTGACAGCGCTGGTGATCGGCCCGAATGACCTGACAAAAGACCTGCGCGCCAGAAGGGTGCCGGGCAGAGCGCCCATTATGGCAGCGCTGTCGACTGCGCTTCTGGGGGGGCGTGCTTACGGCAAAATTGTTCTGGATGGCGTATATAATGATTTTCGCGACAGCGAAGGCTTTCAGGCAGAATGTATGGCTGCCCGTGATATGGGCTTTGATGGTAAAACCCTTATCCACCCCAGCCAGATTGAGGGCGCGAACGAAGCCTTTGCTCCGTCAGACACTGAAGTGGCAGGGGCCGAGCGCTTGATCGCCGCGTTTGAGGCGGCGAAAGCTGCAGGTAAGGGTGTTGCAACCCTCGACGGCAAGATGATCGAAGACCTGCATGTTACAGAAGCGCGCTATCTGCTTTCTGTGGCTAGGGCAATTACCGCAGGAGAATAG
- a CDS encoding M2 family metallopeptidase has product MTRFKGLAFGCSCMALLAACGEEKAVMQDAPLTVADAAAFMEDAETQLSEAGQHLERLSWVNANFITYDTNMLVANADEDFIKLSVSLANAAKKYQGLDMPADLARKFEKLKQTMVLPAPEDAAKTASLARIKADLTATYSTGKVAMEGEEKTLGDVSDIIASDRTPERLLAAWDGWRKVSVPMKSDYAEMVAIANEGAKELGYADVGAMWRAGYDMDPDEFAKVADKLWDQVKPLYTALHCYVRAELSDYYGDRVVADAGPIPAHLLGNMWAQAWGNIYPLVKPETSASGVDVTAALKEKGYDAIKMVKTGEGFFSSLGFEPLPDTFWERSLFTKPEDREVICHASAWDLDGKNDVRIKMCTKVNDVDFTTVHHELGHNYYQRAYQNNTYLHLTGANDGFHEAIGDMVALSITPEYLQKIGLISDVPPEEADIGLLMKRALDKVAFLPFGLMVDKWRWQVFSGELTPENYNDGWWKLREEYQGIKAPNDRPADAFDPGAKFHIPGNTPYMRYFLAHILQFQFHKAACEQAGWEGPLHRCSIYGNKEVGDRFKAMLEMGASKPWPEALEAFTGSREMDGSAVVAYFAPLKQWLDKQNEGRTCGW; this is encoded by the coding sequence ATGACACGTTTTAAAGGTTTGGCGTTTGGTTGTAGCTGCATGGCATTGCTGGCAGCGTGCGGTGAAGAAAAGGCAGTAATGCAAGATGCCCCCTTAACTGTTGCTGACGCAGCAGCGTTTATGGAGGATGCAGAAACACAGTTGTCTGAGGCAGGCCAGCATCTGGAACGGCTTTCATGGGTGAATGCCAATTTCATTACATATGACACCAATATGCTTGTTGCAAATGCGGATGAAGACTTTATCAAGCTTTCTGTGTCGCTTGCAAATGCGGCTAAAAAATACCAAGGGCTTGATATGCCCGCTGATCTTGCACGCAAGTTTGAAAAACTAAAGCAAACTATGGTTCTGCCCGCTCCTGAAGATGCGGCCAAAACAGCGAGCCTTGCGCGGATCAAGGCAGACCTTACGGCGACCTATTCAACTGGTAAGGTCGCGATGGAAGGCGAAGAGAAAACCCTAGGAGATGTATCTGACATTATAGCTAGTGATCGCACCCCCGAACGCCTGCTTGCTGCATGGGATGGCTGGCGCAAGGTTTCTGTACCTATGAAAAGCGACTATGCTGAAATGGTTGCGATCGCGAACGAAGGTGCCAAAGAGCTAGGGTATGCCGATGTGGGCGCTATGTGGCGCGCAGGCTATGATATGGACCCTGATGAGTTTGCAAAAGTTGCGGACAAACTTTGGGACCAAGTGAAGCCGCTTTACACAGCCTTGCATTGTTATGTGCGGGCAGAACTGTCTGATTATTACGGCGACAGGGTTGTGGCTGATGCAGGCCCAATACCCGCCCATTTGCTTGGCAACATGTGGGCGCAGGCATGGGGTAACATATACCCGCTTGTAAAACCAGAAACCAGTGCAAGCGGGGTTGATGTAACGGCGGCTCTTAAAGAAAAGGGTTATGACGCTATCAAGATGGTAAAAACCGGGGAAGGCTTCTTTTCGTCGCTTGGGTTTGAGCCACTGCCTGATACATTTTGGGAACGGTCACTCTTCACCAAACCAGAAGACCGCGAGGTTATTTGCCATGCATCGGCGTGGGACCTAGATGGTAAAAATGATGTACGTATCAAGATGTGCACCAAGGTGAATGATGTGGATTTCACAACGGTACACCACGAACTGGGACACAACTATTACCAGCGCGCATACCAGAACAACACTTACCTGCATTTGACAGGTGCCAATGACGGTTTTCATGAAGCGATCGGCGATATGGTCGCCCTTTCAATAACGCCAGAGTATTTGCAGAAAATTGGCCTGATCAGCGACGTGCCGCCAGAAGAAGCGGACATTGGCCTCCTGATGAAACGTGCACTTGATAAAGTGGCCTTCCTGCCGTTTGGGTTGATGGTAGATAAATGGCGCTGGCAGGTATTTTCCGGCGAATTGACACCAGAAAATTATAATGATGGCTGGTGGAAACTAAGGGAGGAATATCAAGGTATTAAGGCGCCAAATGATCGCCCAGCAGATGCATTTGACCCCGGTGCCAAGTTCCATATTCCCGGTAATACGCCTTATATGCGTTATTTTCTGGCGCATATCCTGCAATTCCAGTTCCATAAAGCTGCATGCGAGCAGGCTGGGTGGGAAGGCCCGTTGCACCGCTGTTCTATATACGGCAATAAGGAAGTGGGCGATCGCTTTAAGGCAATGCTGGAGATGGGGGCATCGAAGCCTTGGCCAGAAGCCCTTGAAGCCTTTACTGGTTCACGCGAGATGGATGGTAGCGCCGTTGTTGCCTATTTTGCGCCCCTTAAACAATGGCTGGATAAACAGAATGAAGGCCGTACATGCGGTTGGTAG
- a CDS encoding aspartate-semialdehyde dehydrogenase, protein MGFRVAVVGATGNVGREVLNILAERDFPASEIIAIASRKSIGQTAMYGDKELKVVALDTFDPKGVDIALFAAGSGVAKEYAPKFGKAGCVVIDNSSHYRMDPDVPLVVPEVNPDALKDFAKKNIIANPNCSTAQMLVALKPLHDAATIKRVVVSTYQSVSGSGNAAMDELFTQTRAIFVNDPIVKEVYTKQIAFNVIPHIDVFMDDGYTKEEWKMVAETHKMLDPNIKLTATAVRVPVFVGHSEAINIEFEKPLSEKDARKILREAPGCLVIDKREDGGYITPIECVGDFATYISRIREDKTVDHGLNIWVVSDNLRKGAALNAVQIAESLLNQGLLKVS, encoded by the coding sequence ATGGGTTTTCGTGTCGCTGTTGTCGGTGCGACTGGTAATGTCGGTCGTGAAGTATTGAATATCCTTGCAGAACGTGATTTTCCAGCAAGTGAAATTATTGCGATTGCATCACGAAAGTCTATCGGCCAAACCGCCATGTACGGCGATAAAGAGCTGAAAGTTGTAGCACTTGATACCTTTGACCCAAAAGGGGTTGATATTGCTTTATTTGCGGCAGGCTCTGGTGTTGCGAAAGAGTATGCACCCAAGTTTGGTAAGGCTGGCTGTGTTGTTATTGATAATTCATCCCATTATCGGATGGACCCTGATGTACCACTGGTGGTACCTGAGGTAAATCCTGATGCTCTGAAGGATTTCGCAAAGAAAAACATCATTGCGAACCCAAACTGCTCAACAGCACAGATGCTGGTTGCGCTAAAACCTTTGCATGATGCAGCGACAATCAAACGGGTTGTGGTTTCTACCTACCAGTCTGTGTCAGGTTCAGGGAATGCTGCCATGGACGAGCTGTTCACGCAGACACGGGCGATTTTTGTGAACGACCCAATTGTGAAAGAGGTTTATACAAAGCAGATCGCCTTTAACGTGATCCCGCATATTGATGTCTTTATGGACGACGGCTACACCAAAGAAGAATGGAAGATGGTCGCTGAAACGCACAAGATGCTTGACCCTAACATCAAGCTTACAGCAACAGCGGTGCGTGTGCCGGTATTTGTTGGCCATTCTGAAGCGATCAATATTGAATTTGAAAAGCCCCTTTCAGAAAAAGATGCGCGCAAGATTCTGCGTGAGGCGCCGGGCTGTCTGGTTATTGATAAGCGCGAAGATGGTGGTTATATTACCCCGATTGAATGTGTGGGTGATTTTGCGACCTATATCTCCCGTATTCGGGAAGATAAAACGGTTGATCACGGCCTTAATATCTGGGTTGTTTCAGATAACCTTCGCAAAGGTGCGGCCCTTAATGCTGTGCAGATTGCAGAATCTCTCCTTAATCAAGGCTTGCTGAAAGTTTCATAA
- the leuC gene encoding 3-isopropylmalate dehydratase large subunit, translating into MPKTMYDKIWENHVVEDRGNGVALLYIDRHLVHEVTSPQAFEGLRQSGRTIHRPDSIIAVPDHNVPTKDRHLPNPDPMSTAQLKALSENVAEFGLDYIPMDDIRQGIVHVIGPEQGFTQPGVTLVCGDSHTSTHGAFGALAFGIGTSEVEHVMATQTLQLKKSKNMRVTVTGELPEGCSAKDVALAIIGAIGTGGGTAQVIEYAGPVIEGLSMEGRMTLCNMAIEAGARAGLVAPDEKTFEYLKGRPYAPKAGQWNSAVSFWEGLKTDEGAVFDREVVIDGSEIAPLVTWGTSPEDVVPITGTVPMVASFSDPAKRESAEKSLVYMGLREGQPMTEVPVDRVFIGSCTNSRIEDIRAAAAVIKGRKVSSRVIEALVVPGSGLVKEQAEAEGLDKILIEAGFLWREPGCSMCLAMNPDKAGKGEHVASTSNRNFVSRQGPGARTHLVSPAMAAAAAIAGHFVDVRKF; encoded by the coding sequence ATGCCAAAAACTATGTATGATAAAATATGGGAAAACCATGTTGTTGAAGACAGAGGTAACGGCGTTGCGCTTCTCTATATTGATCGCCACCTCGTGCATGAAGTAACCAGCCCGCAAGCCTTTGAAGGGCTTAGGCAGTCTGGCCGCACAATTCACCGGCCTGACAGCATAATTGCAGTGCCTGACCATAATGTGCCGACAAAAGACCGGCATTTACCAAACCCTGACCCTATGTCCACAGCGCAGCTTAAGGCGCTTAGTGAAAATGTGGCAGAGTTTGGCCTTGATTATATCCCGATGGATGATATCCGGCAGGGTATCGTTCATGTGATTGGGCCAGAGCAGGGCTTTACCCAGCCGGGTGTTACACTGGTGTGCGGTGACAGCCATACCTCTACGCACGGTGCTTTTGGGGCGCTGGCGTTTGGTATTGGCACGTCTGAGGTAGAGCACGTAATGGCAACCCAGACATTACAGCTTAAAAAATCTAAAAATATGCGGGTTACTGTAACCGGCGAATTGCCTGAAGGCTGCTCTGCAAAGGATGTGGCGCTTGCGATCATCGGCGCAATTGGCACGGGCGGCGGTACAGCGCAGGTTATTGAATATGCGGGCCCTGTTATTGAAGGCTTGTCTATGGAAGGTCGCATGACGCTGTGCAATATGGCGATTGAAGCAGGCGCGCGCGCTGGCCTTGTAGCACCAGACGAGAAGACCTTTGAATATTTGAAAGGCCGCCCATATGCCCCAAAAGCCGGGCAGTGGAACAGTGCTGTTTCTTTCTGGGAAGGCCTGAAGACCGATGAAGGTGCCGTCTTCGACCGTGAAGTCGTGATTGATGGCAGCGAGATTGCCCCGCTTGTGACATGGGGTACAAGCCCAGAGGATGTAGTGCCTATTACAGGCACTGTGCCGATGGTTGCCTCGTTCAGTGATCCTGCAAAACGGGAATCTGCAGAGAAATCTCTTGTCTATATGGGCTTGCGTGAAGGCCAGCCTATGACAGAGGTTCCTGTAGACCGTGTGTTTATTGGTAGCTGCACCAATAGCCGTATCGAGGATATTCGTGCGGCAGCGGCTGTTATTAAAGGCAGGAAAGTATCTAGTCGGGTGATTGAAGCTTTGGTGGTGCCAGGCTCTGGCCTTGTGAAAGAGCAAGCTGAAGCAGAAGGCCTTGATAAAATTTTGATCGAAGCGGGCTTCCTGTGGCGCGAACCGGGCTGCTCTATGTGCCTTGCTATGAACCCTGATAAAGCGGGGAAAGGTGAACATGTGGCCTCAACCAGCAACCGTAACTTTGTGAGCAGGCAAGGGCCGGGTGCCCGCACCCATCTTGTGAGCCCCGCTATGGCTGCGGCCGCTGCAATTGCAGGCCATTTTGTTGATGTTCGCAAGTTCTAG
- a CDS encoding alpha/beta hydrolase family protein, whose amino-acid sequence MYNPFKIAIALCLLAVSVTAYGQEKVPLDAFASNPTFSGAKLSPSGEKIGFLTEKDNQTVMIALDTTSGESVLIPKFGDAELFDFFWANDEVLLLQYLLSHNQRYFGESVRETRSISYDLTNGKFEWLGAPQKEMGSNEHIMWGETVLHLLPDEPEQILMQFDEHNLGKPSVFKVNVRTGKRNRVKPGRRGIYSWFADFDGNIRYGYGSRNSTGSWVDSDEVAVIVEKNGSLTDITEMDWFKAHDDWFEYHAIEGFTENPDIIYISAPNKYDSNSIYTFNFRTGEIVDTVFEREDIGPGGFLRHPDTGNIIGVYYTADVTEYLYFDEEYAKLQRSLSAALKSQNVRISGKARHKELYLIYASTPTNPGDYYLYNRDTGQLQYIAPTHDGIYPEDMAPVKRINYKARDGQKIPAYLTLPQGRDKNLPTIILPHGGPYARDTMNWDYWAQFYANRGYAVIQPNFRGSTGYGKSFYEAGRKQWGGLMQDDVTDATYWMIENGYSDPDRICILGGSYGGYASLFAPIKEPDLYKCAVSINGVADIPMMRREDIRDFSKDNWIQDVGLEGHEPEFVSPYHRANEVNIPILLIAAVNDGRVPYDQSTRMHKKLKSLGKDSTYIEMADGDHWLMTKAAKTTMLTETEKFLEKHIGH is encoded by the coding sequence ATGTACAATCCGTTTAAAATTGCTATCGCTTTGTGTCTGCTTGCTGTGTCTGTAACGGCATATGGGCAAGAAAAAGTACCCCTAGATGCCTTTGCCTCTAATCCAACATTTTCTGGCGCAAAACTATCGCCCTCTGGGGAAAAGATCGGGTTTCTAACCGAAAAAGATAATCAAACGGTGATGATTGCGCTCGATACCACAAGTGGTGAAAGTGTGCTCATTCCTAAATTTGGTGATGCAGAATTATTCGACTTTTTCTGGGCAAACGACGAAGTTCTTCTGCTTCAATATCTATTATCTCATAACCAACGGTATTTTGGCGAATCCGTAAGGGAAACCAGAAGTATTAGTTACGACCTAACAAATGGGAAATTTGAATGGTTAGGTGCTCCTCAAAAAGAAATGGGGAGCAACGAACACATCATGTGGGGCGAAACTGTTTTACACCTTCTACCTGATGAGCCAGAACAAATTCTAATGCAATTCGACGAGCACAACTTAGGCAAGCCCAGTGTTTTTAAGGTTAATGTCCGTACAGGAAAGCGCAACAGAGTTAAACCCGGCAGGCGCGGCATCTACAGTTGGTTTGCAGACTTTGATGGCAATATCCGATACGGTTATGGTAGCAGGAACTCTACAGGTAGCTGGGTGGATAGTGATGAGGTCGCTGTTATTGTTGAAAAAAATGGTTCCCTAACCGACATTACAGAAATGGACTGGTTCAAGGCTCATGATGACTGGTTCGAATATCATGCTATTGAGGGCTTCACAGAAAATCCTGACATTATCTATATATCCGCCCCCAACAAATACGATTCAAACAGTATTTACACTTTTAATTTTAGAACAGGCGAGATTGTAGATACTGTTTTTGAACGGGAAGATATTGGCCCAGGTGGATTCTTGCGGCATCCCGACACCGGCAATATTATAGGTGTTTATTACACCGCCGATGTCACAGAATATCTGTATTTTGACGAAGAGTATGCCAAATTGCAGCGTAGCCTTTCCGCAGCCCTTAAGAGCCAAAATGTCCGCATTTCTGGCAAGGCACGGCATAAAGAACTTTACCTCATTTACGCATCGACACCCACAAACCCCGGTGACTATTATCTTTATAACCGAGATACCGGGCAGCTTCAGTATATCGCGCCAACACATGACGGTATTTACCCTGAAGATATGGCACCTGTGAAACGCATTAATTACAAAGCACGAGATGGCCAAAAGATTCCCGCCTATCTGACCCTACCCCAAGGCAGGGATAAAAACCTACCAACGATTATATTGCCCCACGGCGGCCCATACGCACGCGATACTATGAACTGGGATTACTGGGCGCAGTTTTATGCCAACCGTGGCTATGCCGTTATTCAACCAAACTTCAGGGGCTCAACCGGCTACGGCAAATCTTTTTATGAAGCGGGGCGCAAACAGTGGGGCGGCCTGATGCAGGATGATGTAACAGACGCCACATACTGGATGATAGAAAATGGTTACAGTGACCCAGACCGCATTTGCATTCTAGGCGGGTCTTACGGCGGATATGCATCACTTTTTGCCCCCATCAAGGAACCTGATCTTTATAAATGTGCTGTTTCCATTAACGGTGTAGCCGACATTCCCATGATGCGGCGTGAGGACATCCGCGATTTTTCTAAGGATAACTGGATACAGGATGTTGGCCTTGAAGGGCATGAACCAGAATTTGTTTCCCCCTACCACAGAGCAAACGAGGTCAATATTCCTATTCTCTTGATTGCAGCCGTTAATGATGGCCGCGTACCGTATGACCAATCAACTCGTATGCATAAAAAACTTAAAAGCCTTGGGAAAGATAGCACTTATATAGAGATGGCTGATGGAGACCACTGGCTTATGACCAAAGCGGCCAAAACAACAATGCTGACCGAAACAGAGAAGTTTTTAGAAAAGCACATAGGCCATTAA
- a CDS encoding S9 family peptidase, producing the protein MFRCIAIMASLSLVFFSCSGWAKDAALNPADMQVEVFAALPNFENPKLSPDGTKMAFFTEDEGRRNLVIYSLTGEKPILIPPQDKVDYGAVFWKSDNVLLIRFDLSLNRWIFRGNSDESRMVSLNLEEMDFKWLGRPKRSRSDERVSQYDSMIDLLPDDPDHILLSLDHELDGYPTVYRVDVLDGGRRTAQSGRTGINRWYSDNAGEVRLGKGYRVQSTELNMKYKTVEGDWLDLNDLEWTNHYTFAGFTADNDNTAYVYGLSEKGTTGIYKLDMLSGKILSSVFTMKNHDIDYLYYHPVTNRLAGVFYTDDYTKLYYFDEDLDLLQRSIDHVLPGTINRIVSKARNRELYLILVRSDQNPGDYYFYDREKKSLGYFVSKRTAINEAIMATTKPVIIPVRDGSTIPGYVTLPHGKEAKNLPTIILPHGGPSARDSAEWDYEAQFYASRGWLVLKPNFRGSEGYGPAFEHAGDLQWGGLMQDDVTDATKWLVAEGVADPDRICIVGSSYGGYAALFATIKEPGLYKCAVSVNGVADLVRLKSGDKHYIGGRSWVKDMGLEGVDDKEVSPYHRAEDISAPVLLVAAKDDARVPYDLSRDLYSRLKRLKKPVDYVELKNGTHHMVTAEARFETLKAAEKFLKQYLD; encoded by the coding sequence ATGTTTCGTTGTATTGCTATCATGGCAAGCTTGTCTCTTGTCTTTTTTTCTTGTTCCGGCTGGGCAAAAGATGCTGCCTTAAACCCTGCAGATATGCAGGTTGAGGTCTTTGCCGCACTTCCTAACTTTGAAAACCCAAAGCTGTCACCGGATGGCACCAAAATGGCTTTTTTCACTGAAGATGAAGGCCGCAGGAACCTTGTAATATATAGCCTAACCGGCGAGAAACCGATCCTGATACCACCGCAGGACAAGGTTGATTACGGCGCCGTATTCTGGAAAAGCGATAATGTGCTGTTAATCCGGTTCGACCTATCGCTCAACAGATGGATTTTTAGGGGCAATAGTGATGAAAGCCGCATGGTCAGCTTAAATCTTGAGGAAATGGATTTCAAATGGCTTGGCCGCCCCAAACGCAGCAGATCAGACGAACGTGTTTCACAGTATGACAGTATGATAGATCTTTTGCCTGACGATCCTGATCACATACTGCTTTCGCTTGATCACGAGCTTGATGGCTATCCTACTGTTTACCGTGTTGATGTTCTGGACGGTGGTCGTAGAACCGCGCAGTCCGGCAGAACCGGTATAAACCGCTGGTATAGTGACAACGCAGGGGAAGTACGTCTGGGCAAAGGGTACCGCGTTCAAAGTACCGAACTGAACATGAAGTATAAAACCGTTGAGGGCGACTGGCTCGACCTGAATGACCTTGAATGGACAAATCACTATACGTTTGCGGGTTTTACGGCTGATAACGACAATACAGCCTATGTGTACGGCCTGTCAGAAAAGGGCACCACGGGTATTTACAAGCTCGATATGCTTTCAGGTAAAATACTGTCTTCTGTCTTTACCATGAAAAACCATGATATTGATTATCTCTATTACCATCCGGTTACCAACCGGCTGGCTGGCGTTTTTTACACAGATGACTACACCAAACTTTATTATTTTGATGAGGACTTAGACCTATTACAGCGCAGCATAGACCATGTTCTACCTGGCACAATAAACCGGATTGTGAGTAAAGCCAGAAACAGAGAACTGTATCTTATACTTGTCAGGTCAGACCAAAACCCCGGAGATTATTATTTCTATGACCGCGAGAAAAAAAGCCTCGGCTACTTTGTAAGCAAACGTACCGCGATTAACGAAGCCATCATGGCGACCACCAAGCCTGTTATAATCCCCGTACGGGACGGCAGCACGATACCCGGCTATGTAACACTGCCCCATGGCAAAGAGGCCAAAAACCTGCCAACTATCATCTTGCCGCACGGCGGACCGTCTGCCCGCGATAGTGCCGAATGGGACTATGAAGCACAGTTTTATGCAAGCCGGGGCTGGCTGGTATTGAAACCCAACTTCCGTGGTTCAGAGGGCTATGGCCCTGCCTTTGAGCACGCAGGCGACCTACAGTGGGGCGGCCTGATGCAGGATGATGTAACAGACGCGACCAAATGGCTGGTTGCAGAAGGCGTGGCAGACCCTGACCGTATCTGTATTGTTGGCTCATCCTACGGTGGTTACGCGGCATTATTTGCAACGATTAAAGAACCCGGCCTTTATAAATGCGCTGTATCCGTTAACGGTGTTGCAGACCTTGTTCGCCTTAAATCCGGTGACAAACACTATATTGGTGGGCGGTCGTGGGTTAAAGACATGGGTCTTGAAGGCGTGGACGACAAAGAAGTATCACCCTATCACAGGGCAGAAGACATTAGCGCCCCGGTCCTTCTGGTTGCCGCAAAAGATGATGCCCGTGTGCCCTATGATTTGTCACGTGATCTATATAGCCGCCTCAAACGCTTAAAGAAGCCGGTAGACTATGTTGAACTGAAAAACGGCACGCATCATATGGTAACGGCTGAAGCCCGGTTTGAAACCCTGAAGGCTGCAGAAAAGTTCCTCAAACAGTATCTGGACTAA